One window of the Syntrophobacterales bacterium genome contains the following:
- a CDS encoding adenylate/guanylate cyclase domain-containing protein, which translates to MKKILNKLLSVSPLKIAVLVIAVAIVLFFIDSSFLRFMELKAFDLRTVSRGAVPAGQETVIVTIDEKSLSELGRWPWPRTTIAELTKKLKEQGAKAVGFDIVFAEPDNNSSLKTVQEILRDVKNTGADGKFTNILEKKKNEADTDALLAESIAKAQNVTLGYFFHLSAKEVGHLQEAQIKASEEAIANGRFSMVKRTKEADERPIVHAYAVQPNLPVISEAAENGGYFNAFPDRDGIIRWSPLVIKFRDNYYSSLALSLLVQYLEWPMLALNIADFGVESIRLDKLRIPTDEEGRLLINYLGPPKTFPHYSVSDILKGRIPPYKIKGKIVLVGATATGIYDMRTTPFSSFYPGVEIHATVIDNILRQNFLIHSGWIKFIDVCIIVMVGLLIGFLLPRLKAMAGMALSGSLIAAFIIINTNIFIHYNVWMNMIYPLLTMIASYLGITVYRYVTEEREKKKIRGAFQYYLTASVVNEILKDPSKLKLGGDKKNLSVMFSDIRGFTSISEQLAPEQLVQLLNEYLTAMTNIVFKHEGLLDKYIGDAIMAVFGAPLDQPDHARRACLTAVEMMSELKRLRIKWASEGWPPINIGIGINTGDMVVGNMGSEMRFDYTVMGDSVNLSSRLEGTNKEYGTNIIVSEFTHEIVKDEFFFRELDAVRVKGKKLPVRIFELLGEQKDKAQWQGFADIFATGLQSYREGRWDEAIAQFNKVLGAKPGDYPAQLYLERCEALKENPPEGEWDGVFTMTKK; encoded by the coding sequence GTGAAAAAAATCCTGAATAAATTGCTTTCCGTATCGCCTTTGAAGATCGCTGTTTTGGTGATAGCGGTCGCCATAGTCCTCTTTTTTATTGATTCCAGCTTCCTGCGCTTTATGGAATTAAAGGCCTTCGACTTGCGCACCGTCTCCCGCGGAGCGGTCCCCGCGGGGCAAGAGACCGTTATCGTAACCATTGATGAAAAGAGTCTGAGCGAATTGGGAAGATGGCCTTGGCCGAGAACAACGATTGCCGAGCTTACCAAAAAATTAAAAGAACAGGGCGCCAAGGCTGTCGGATTTGATATAGTTTTTGCAGAGCCGGACAATAACTCCAGCCTTAAAACGGTACAGGAAATCCTGCGTGATGTTAAAAATACCGGCGCCGACGGCAAATTTACCAATATCCTGGAGAAGAAAAAAAATGAGGCGGACACCGACGCCCTCCTTGCCGAATCCATCGCAAAAGCCCAAAATGTAACCCTCGGTTATTTCTTTCATCTCAGCGCAAAAGAGGTTGGCCATCTGCAAGAGGCTCAGATCAAAGCTTCGGAGGAGGCGATCGCCAATGGCCGTTTTTCGATGGTGAAAAGAACAAAAGAAGCCGACGAAAGGCCAATAGTCCATGCCTATGCGGTGCAGCCCAATCTCCCGGTCATATCGGAAGCGGCTGAAAATGGCGGATACTTCAATGCCTTCCCCGATAGGGACGGAATTATCCGCTGGTCGCCGCTCGTGATTAAATTCCGTGACAACTACTATTCATCCCTGGCGCTTTCGCTGCTCGTTCAGTATCTGGAATGGCCCATGCTTGCCCTGAACATAGCCGATTTTGGAGTGGAAAGCATCCGTCTTGACAAGCTTCGAATACCGACTGACGAGGAGGGCAGACTGCTCATCAACTACCTTGGGCCGCCCAAAACATTTCCCCACTATTCGGTTTCGGATATCCTGAAGGGGCGCATCCCCCCCTATAAAATAAAGGGAAAGATCGTGCTGGTCGGCGCCACGGCAACGGGCATCTATGACATGAGAACCACCCCCTTCAGCTCCTTTTATCCGGGTGTGGAGATTCATGCAACCGTCATCGACAATATCCTGCGCCAAAATTTTCTTATCCACTCCGGATGGATAAAATTCATTGATGTCTGCATTATTGTCATGGTCGGTCTGCTTATCGGATTTCTGCTCCCCCGCCTGAAGGCAATGGCGGGAATGGCCTTGAGCGGTTCGCTCATCGCGGCCTTTATAATCATCAACACTAATATCTTTATCCATTACAACGTCTGGATGAACATGATTTATCCGTTGCTCACGATGATTGCCTCCTATCTGGGAATAACGGTTTATCGCTACGTAACGGAAGAACGGGAAAAGAAGAAGATCCGGGGCGCCTTTCAATACTACCTGACCGCTTCCGTCGTAAACGAAATATTGAAGGACCCCAGCAAATTAAAACTGGGCGGCGACAAAAAAAACCTGTCGGTGATGTTCTCCGACATCAGAGGCTTCACCAGCATTTCTGAACAGCTCGCCCCCGAACAGTTGGTACAGCTTTTAAACGAGTACCTGACCGCCATGACGAACATCGTCTTCAAGCACGAGGGGCTGCTGGACAAATACATCGGTGACGCGATCATGGCTGTTTTCGGCGCCCCGCTGGACCAGCCCGACCATGCCCGGCGCGCCTGCCTGACCGCCGTGGAGATGATGTCGGAATTAAAACGCCTGCGAATAAAGTGGGCCAGTGAGGGGTGGCCGCCGATAAATATCGGGATCGGGATCAACACCGGTGATATGGTAGTAGGAAACATGGGCTCCGAAATGCGGTTTGACTACACAGTCATGGGAGACAGCGTGAATCTTTCCTCCCGGCTGGAGGGAACCAATAAAGAATATGGAACAAACATCATCGTCAGCGAGTTTACTCACGAAATCGTGAAGGATGAATTTTTCTTCAGGGAATTGGATGCCGTTCGTGTTAAAGGGAAAAAACTGCCGGTACGGATATTCGAGCTGCTCGGAGAACAAAAAGACAAGGCGCAATGGCAAGGATTTGCAGATATCTTCGCAACTGGTCTGCAATCGTACCGGGAGGGCAGATGGGATGAAGCAATAGCCCAATTCAACAAGGTTTTAGGGGCAAAACCGGGTGATTATCCGGCACAGCTCTACCTCGAGCGCTGTGAGGCGTTAAAAGAGAATCCTCCCGAGGGCGAGTGGGACGGCGTATTTACGATGACAAAAAAATAA